Proteins encoded within one genomic window of Dyadobacter chenhuakuii:
- a CDS encoding arabinan endo-1,5-alpha-L-arabinosidase, translating to MKHIAFLILILGAKISCAQDSLFKNIPAHDPVMIRQDGTYYVFTTGRGISVWSSKDMENWKKEKPVFASPPEWAVKAVPGFKGHIWAPDIALHSGLYYLYYSISTFGKNRSCIGLATNRTLDPRSPDYRWTDHQQVVESVPGRDEWNAIDPNFILDENEQPWLSFGSFWNGIKLVKLNQDAMSIATDPQQWHTLASVPKTASNSESGNGAIEAPFIFKKNNYYYLFASYDYCCRGEKSTYKMRVGRSEKLTGPYMDKAGTPMKNGGGTLLLEGDKDWHGVGHNAVCTFDGTDYLIFHGYDAKDKGRSKLRVEKLRWEDGWPSL from the coding sequence ATGAAGCACATTGCTTTTCTGATACTAATCCTGGGCGCTAAAATATCCTGCGCCCAGGATTCTTTGTTTAAAAACATTCCTGCGCACGATCCCGTCATGATCCGCCAGGATGGAACTTACTACGTTTTCACCACAGGACGAGGCATAAGCGTCTGGTCTTCAAAGGATATGGAAAACTGGAAGAAAGAAAAGCCCGTTTTTGCGTCCCCGCCCGAGTGGGCTGTAAAAGCAGTTCCTGGTTTCAAAGGGCACATTTGGGCGCCGGACATTGCGTTACATAGTGGCCTGTATTATCTCTATTATTCTATTTCAACTTTTGGTAAAAACCGCTCCTGCATCGGCCTGGCGACCAATAGAACACTGGACCCCAGAAGTCCGGATTACCGCTGGACCGACCACCAGCAAGTCGTTGAATCTGTGCCTGGCCGGGATGAATGGAATGCGATTGATCCCAATTTTATTTTAGACGAAAATGAGCAGCCATGGTTATCATTCGGCTCATTTTGGAATGGCATTAAGCTCGTCAAGCTCAATCAGGATGCAATGTCCATTGCGACAGATCCGCAGCAATGGCATACATTAGCCAGTGTTCCAAAGACCGCATCAAATTCAGAATCTGGCAATGGAGCCATTGAGGCACCTTTTATCTTCAAGAAAAATAACTATTATTACCTTTTCGCCTCCTACGACTATTGCTGCCGCGGCGAAAAAAGCACTTACAAAATGCGCGTAGGCCGCTCGGAAAAACTGACCGGTCCTTACATGGACAAGGCCGGAACGCCGATGAAAAATGGGGGCGGAACATTGCTGCTGGAAGGCGATAAAGATTGGCATGGCGTAGGGCACAATGCGGTTTGCACCTTCGATGGCACGGATTATCTGATATTTCATGGTTATGACGCCAAAGACAAGGGCCGCTCGAAGCTGCGGGTTGAGAAGTTGCGCTGGGAAGACGGCTGGCCGTCGTTATAA
- a CDS encoding PVC-type heme-binding CxxCH protein has product MKTKALSFILGIVLLGCASQPSSQNASVKSSSVKSEAGKARRLEILFLGDNGHHKPAERVPQIMAALGPKGFNFTYTDNLNDLNPETLNKYDALMLYANWDSIAPQQAKALLDYVASGKGFIPIHCASYCFRNNPEVVKLIGGQFWRHTWDTIQPVWTKPDHPAIAGVKEFKTVDETYLHEKLQPDNIVLTERLIQKDQEKDRPGQQKEPYTWVRTHGKGRIFYTAYGHDERTWSVPGFQDMLEKGILWAVNDDARKSLAALAPKPFEYREAKLPNYEQRPGPQMQQLPLSPEESVKHIQIPVDFTLDVFAHEPDVMHPIAMTWDERGRLFVLITKDYPNERKDTGGSDYILICEDTNKDGKADKFTKFSDDLSIPTGLVFANGGIIVSQAPHMLFLQDTNGDDKADVKKILFSGFGTGDTHAGPSNLHYGFDNWVYGSVGYSGFKGKFGNADSLNFGQALFRFKPDGTDMEIVAKTSNNTWGLGFNEAGDLFGSTANNSHGWYSAIPNRYFGQSKVDNGSRSTDTHKDMQPITPKVRQVDVFGGFTAAAGHNFYTARAFPKKYWNNVAFVSEPTGHILHQNIMKPKGTDFEDALGFNLLAGADEWVAPVFAEVGPDGAVWVADWYSYIIQHNPTPKGSENGKGNAYETDLRDFTHGRLYRIAWKDAPKYTPIVLSKDRPDELVATLKNTNMLWRRHAQRLLVERGNKDVTGKLVELVKDKSVDEVGLNTAAIHALWTLHGLKAIEDPAVLAAVTEALKHPSADVRKTAVQVLPRNPATAQTLLTADALHDKAPLVVLNSLLAFSEIPYTPEVETAVLGLMDTYAMPEDRWMPDAFAAILNAQNGKLREKYLAQRVSKSSATAASTQKASADKAMDHSNMDHSAHTAAAKPTVEGSAELAITNITIEPKTPYVREYARVVIEITNQGSVAVPKELVPVVNVGIRSRSLNTNYISRQLNSGIAPGETVKLTEGNNGPWKSGFGFTSDESGKVNITATVDVDNVVPEKDENKNNTMTKSFEVKRMDKLSDFALERATRGYTSYASGDDVLKMIKTAQTLDPQGRNAIMKGIVGAWNPKRKETANEEGKTLLASIKGDLPDDLSTRFTTLMESYGIKEDVAVDPNVQVVQIKAIREEMKFSLTEFTAVAGKTIELVFENPDAMQHNVVVGKPKSTEIIGAAADKMITAKDGAEKNYVPNIPQVLAATPLVNPGQTFRLKFVVPDVVGDYPYVCTFPGHWRLMKGNMKVIKEQAVLSK; this is encoded by the coding sequence ATGAAAACCAAAGCGTTATCCTTTATCCTTGGTATTGTCCTGCTGGGCTGTGCCTCTCAGCCTTCATCGCAGAACGCGTCGGTGAAGAGCTCCTCGGTCAAGAGCGAGGCCGGAAAGGCGCGGCGTCTGGAAATCCTGTTTTTGGGAGACAACGGACACCATAAGCCTGCCGAACGCGTTCCGCAGATCATGGCTGCATTAGGCCCGAAAGGTTTCAACTTTACCTACACGGATAACCTGAACGACCTTAATCCTGAGACACTTAACAAATACGATGCCCTGATGCTTTATGCAAACTGGGATTCCATCGCGCCGCAGCAAGCGAAAGCATTGCTGGATTACGTGGCGAGCGGAAAAGGCTTTATCCCCATTCACTGCGCTTCGTATTGTTTCCGCAACAATCCGGAAGTGGTGAAGCTGATCGGTGGCCAGTTCTGGAGACATACCTGGGACACGATTCAGCCTGTTTGGACTAAGCCAGATCACCCTGCTATCGCTGGTGTGAAGGAGTTCAAAACGGTGGATGAAACCTATTTGCACGAGAAATTACAGCCCGACAACATTGTTCTGACGGAGCGTTTGATCCAGAAAGATCAGGAAAAAGACAGACCAGGCCAGCAAAAAGAGCCTTACACCTGGGTGAGAACACACGGAAAAGGCCGCATTTTCTACACGGCTTATGGCCACGACGAACGCACCTGGTCGGTTCCTGGATTTCAGGATATGCTGGAAAAAGGAATTCTTTGGGCGGTTAATGATGACGCAAGAAAATCGTTGGCAGCTTTGGCCCCAAAACCATTTGAGTATCGTGAAGCCAAACTTCCAAACTACGAGCAGCGCCCTGGCCCGCAAATGCAGCAATTGCCGTTGTCGCCGGAGGAATCTGTTAAGCACATTCAAATCCCGGTTGATTTCACACTGGACGTTTTCGCGCACGAGCCAGACGTAATGCACCCGATCGCAATGACCTGGGATGAGCGCGGCAGATTGTTTGTTTTGATCACAAAAGATTATCCAAATGAGCGCAAAGACACAGGCGGAAGCGACTACATTTTGATCTGTGAAGACACGAATAAAGATGGCAAGGCAGATAAATTCACGAAGTTCTCTGACGATCTGAGCATTCCGACAGGTCTTGTTTTTGCCAACGGCGGGATCATCGTTTCGCAGGCGCCGCATATGCTGTTTTTGCAAGATACCAATGGTGATGACAAAGCGGACGTAAAAAAGATCCTTTTCTCAGGCTTCGGAACGGGTGATACGCACGCCGGACCTTCTAACCTGCATTACGGATTTGACAACTGGGTTTACGGATCGGTTGGTTACTCAGGCTTCAAAGGCAAATTCGGAAACGCCGATTCTTTGAACTTTGGACAAGCACTTTTCCGCTTCAAACCAGATGGAACGGATATGGAAATTGTGGCCAAAACCTCTAATAACACGTGGGGACTTGGTTTTAACGAAGCGGGCGATCTTTTTGGCTCAACGGCTAACAACTCGCACGGCTGGTATAGCGCCATTCCAAACCGTTATTTTGGTCAAAGCAAAGTAGACAACGGAAGTCGCAGCACGGATACGCATAAAGACATGCAGCCAATCACGCCAAAAGTGCGTCAAGTGGACGTTTTTGGCGGATTTACTGCCGCAGCCGGACATAATTTTTACACAGCAAGAGCATTTCCAAAGAAATATTGGAACAATGTTGCCTTCGTTTCTGAGCCTACGGGGCACATTTTGCACCAAAATATCATGAAACCGAAAGGAACTGATTTTGAGGATGCATTAGGCTTCAACTTGCTGGCAGGTGCCGACGAATGGGTTGCTCCTGTGTTTGCAGAAGTTGGTCCGGATGGCGCTGTTTGGGTGGCCGACTGGTATAGCTACATTATCCAGCACAATCCGACGCCAAAAGGATCTGAAAATGGAAAAGGAAATGCATATGAAACCGATCTGCGTGATTTTACACACGGTCGTTTGTATCGCATTGCCTGGAAAGATGCGCCGAAATATACGCCGATCGTTTTGAGCAAAGACCGCCCGGACGAGCTGGTTGCGACATTGAAAAACACCAATATGCTATGGCGCCGTCACGCGCAACGCCTTTTGGTTGAACGCGGAAACAAAGATGTTACGGGCAAATTGGTTGAGCTGGTTAAAGACAAAAGCGTTGACGAAGTTGGCCTTAACACAGCTGCTATCCACGCATTATGGACATTGCACGGTCTTAAAGCGATCGAAGATCCGGCGGTTTTGGCTGCCGTAACGGAAGCATTGAAACACCCATCTGCTGACGTCCGCAAAACAGCCGTTCAGGTGTTGCCACGTAATCCTGCCACTGCGCAAACATTGTTAACAGCTGATGCATTGCACGACAAAGCGCCGCTTGTAGTCTTGAATTCGCTGCTTGCATTCTCCGAAATTCCTTACACGCCGGAAGTTGAAACTGCGGTTTTGGGATTGATGGACACTTATGCAATGCCAGAAGATCGCTGGATGCCGGATGCTTTTGCTGCGATTTTGAATGCTCAAAATGGCAAATTGCGTGAGAAATATCTCGCACAACGCGTAAGCAAATCGTCTGCAACTGCCGCTTCTACACAAAAAGCAAGTGCAGATAAGGCCATGGACCACAGCAACATGGATCACAGTGCGCACACCGCAGCTGCGAAACCAACCGTGGAAGGCTCAGCTGAACTCGCCATTACGAACATTACGATTGAGCCAAAAACACCTTACGTTCGTGAATATGCGCGTGTGGTGATTGAAATTACAAACCAAGGTTCTGTTGCGGTTCCAAAAGAGCTGGTTCCGGTTGTAAATGTGGGCATCAGAAGTCGTTCATTGAACACGAATTACATCAGCCGCCAGCTTAACAGCGGCATCGCGCCGGGTGAAACTGTAAAACTGACGGAGGGAAATAACGGTCCCTGGAAATCAGGTTTCGGCTTTACATCGGACGAGTCGGGTAAGGTGAACATTACCGCGACGGTGGACGTGGACAATGTTGTTCCAGAAAAAGACGAGAACAAAAACAACACGATGACCAAAAGCTTCGAAGTGAAGCGCATGGACAAGCTTTCTGACTTTGCATTGGAGCGCGCAACACGCGGTTACACTTCCTACGCAAGCGGTGACGATGTTTTGAAAATGATCAAAACAGCGCAAACGCTTGACCCGCAAGGACGTAACGCCATCATGAAAGGAATCGTAGGCGCATGGAATCCAAAACGCAAGGAAACTGCAAACGAAGAAGGCAAAACATTGCTTGCTTCGATCAAAGGCGACCTTCCGGACGATTTGAGCACACGTTTCACAACATTAATGGAATCTTACGGCATCAAGGAAGATGTTGCAGTTGACCCGAATGTGCAGGTGGTTCAGATCAAAGCGATCCGCGAGGAAATGAAGTTTAGCTTAACCGAATTCACTGCCGTTGCAGGAAAAACGATTGAGCTTGTTTTTGAAAACCCGGATGCGATGCAGCACAATGTGGTGGTTGGAAAACCGAAATCAACTGAAATAATCGGTGCAGCCGCTGACAAAATGATCACTGCCAAAGACGGCGCAGAGAAAAACTACGTTCCAAACATTCCGCAAGTTTTGGCCGCAACGCCGCTTGTGAACCCGGGACAAACTTTCCGCCTGAAATTCGTAGTGCCTGACGTGGTTGGCGACTATCCTTACGTCTGCACATTCCCAGGTCACTGGCGATTGATGAAAGGCAACATGAAGGTCATCAAAGAGCAGGCGGTTTTGAGTAAATAA
- a CDS encoding AraC family transcriptional regulator, which translates to MKVVQFTIPVSKEHTIVVQEDVLPHYYNHLHRHREVQIEWVVEGSGILIAGNYMQRFESGEVYIIGANQSHIFKNDEAYFNPEEKKQVHSVSIFFNPTQLHQNILSLPEMASIRKFVDGLHNGYQIPESALPLVQKTISELKQNKDSMRVASFISLLHLFSTIRDIKPLATNNSEQIISEVEGIRMDQIFQYLVTNYKRHISLAEISEISNLTPQAFCRYFKKHTDKTFISFLNEVRVNEACKIIISGKFDSFSDVSYQTGFDNVTNFNRVFKKIMGKSPREFHKDFRERVG; encoded by the coding sequence ATGAAAGTCGTCCAATTCACCATTCCGGTTTCCAAGGAGCACACCATTGTGGTGCAGGAAGACGTGTTGCCGCATTATTACAATCATTTGCACAGGCATCGGGAGGTTCAGATTGAATGGGTCGTGGAAGGTTCGGGGATTCTAATCGCTGGCAATTATATGCAGCGTTTTGAGTCGGGCGAGGTTTACATTATCGGTGCCAATCAGTCGCATATTTTCAAAAACGACGAAGCCTATTTCAATCCCGAAGAAAAAAAGCAAGTCCATTCCGTTTCCATTTTCTTCAATCCAACGCAGCTTCATCAGAACATTTTGAGTCTGCCGGAAATGGCCAGTATCCGTAAATTTGTCGACGGCCTGCACAACGGTTACCAGATTCCGGAATCCGCATTGCCCCTTGTCCAGAAGACGATTTCCGAATTAAAACAGAACAAAGACAGCATGCGCGTCGCGTCATTCATTTCGCTGCTGCATCTCTTCTCCACCATCCGCGACATTAAGCCGCTGGCCACCAACAACAGCGAGCAGATCATTTCCGAAGTCGAAGGAATCCGCATGGACCAGATTTTTCAATATCTTGTCACCAATTACAAAAGGCACATTTCACTAGCCGAAATTTCAGAAATCTCCAACCTCACTCCACAAGCATTCTGCCGTTATTTCAAAAAACACACCGACAAAACCTTCATCAGCTTCCTCAACGAAGTCCGCGTCAACGAAGCCTGCAAAATCATCATTTCCGGCAAATTCGACAGCTTTTCAGATGTGAGTTACCAGACTGGATTTGATAATGTGACGAATTTCAACCGGGTTTTTAAGAAGATTATGGGAAAAAGTCCAAGGGAGTTTCATAAGGACTTTCGTGAGCGGGTTGGGTAA
- a CDS encoding Gfo/Idh/MocA family protein, with the protein MSQKINVAIVGLGFGAEFIPIYQQHPNANMYAICQRTESKLNEIGDQYGIDVRYTSYDDLLNDPNVDAVHINSPIPNHAEQTLKALRAGKHVACTVPMATSVEDCIEIVKATKESGKKYMMMETVVYAREFLFVKELYEKGELGKVQFLKASHQQDMEGWPDYWPGLPPMHYATHCVGPVAGLLKLEAEYVSCFGSGTISEDLAKIHNSPFAVESAHIKFKDSDLSAYVYRSLFDVARQYRESFEVYGSKKSFEWPLIEGEDPVIHTAKKPEHEIAEKVATPDYAHYLPEEIQHFTGKGVYNLDENAHLSFVQGGGHGGSHPHLAHEFITALIEDRDPFPNAWQSANWTSVGILAHESALQGGALIQLPDFKELS; encoded by the coding sequence ATGTCTCAAAAAATTAATGTTGCAATCGTTGGTCTTGGCTTCGGAGCCGAATTTATCCCCATTTACCAGCAACATCCCAATGCAAATATGTACGCAATTTGCCAGCGTACAGAGTCCAAACTGAATGAAATCGGTGACCAATATGGCATCGACGTGCGCTACACAAGTTACGACGACCTTTTGAATGATCCGAATGTAGACGCCGTACACATTAACTCCCCTATTCCCAACCACGCCGAGCAAACTTTGAAGGCATTGCGCGCGGGCAAACACGTGGCCTGCACCGTGCCGATGGCGACGAGCGTGGAGGATTGCATCGAGATCGTGAAAGCGACCAAAGAATCGGGCAAAAAATACATGATGATGGAAACCGTGGTTTATGCGCGGGAATTCCTTTTTGTAAAAGAATTGTATGAAAAAGGTGAATTGGGAAAAGTGCAGTTCCTGAAAGCAAGTCACCAGCAGGATATGGAAGGCTGGCCTGATTACTGGCCTGGATTGCCTCCTATGCATTACGCAACGCACTGCGTAGGCCCGGTTGCGGGACTTTTGAAGCTGGAAGCGGAGTATGTTTCCTGCTTCGGTTCAGGCACGATCAGCGAAGATCTGGCAAAAATTCACAACTCTCCTTTTGCGGTTGAGTCCGCGCATATTAAATTTAAGGACAGCGACTTATCAGCTTATGTATATCGCTCGTTATTTGACGTGGCGCGCCAGTACAGAGAAAGTTTTGAGGTTTACGGAAGCAAAAAATCTTTCGAATGGCCATTGATCGAAGGCGAAGATCCTGTGATCCATACGGCAAAAAAACCGGAACACGAAATTGCTGAAAAAGTGGCGACGCCTGATTACGCACATTATTTGCCAGAAGAAATCCAGCATTTCACTGGAAAAGGCGTTTATAACCTGGACGAAAACGCGCATTTGTCATTTGTACAAGGCGGCGGCCACGGTGGCTCACACCCGCATTTGGCCCACGAATTCATCACCGCATTAATAGAAGACCGCGATCCTTTCCCGAATGCATGGCAATCGGCCAACTGGACGAGCGTTGGGATCCTGGCGCATGAGTCGGCATTGCAAGGCGGGGCGTTGATTCAGCTGCCTGATTTTAAGGAGCTGTCGTAA
- a CDS encoding nucleotidyltransferase domain-containing protein, producing the protein MDQREAIIIAQQYIDLVNQTYPVKQAFLFGSFAKGNSHLDSDIDIALVLDRSADIIETQIDMMKLRRNIDLRIEPHPFIVQDFQSSNPVAHEIMKYGIEIGKVAA; encoded by the coding sequence ATGGATCAAAGAGAGGCAATTATAATCGCGCAGCAGTATATTGACTTGGTAAATCAGACTTACCCGGTGAAACAGGCTTTTCTTTTTGGATCATTTGCAAAGGGCAATAGTCATTTGGATAGCGACATTGATATTGCGTTGGTGCTGGACCGTTCGGCAGATATCATCGAGACGCAGATTGATATGATGAAGCTTCGTAGAAACATTGATTTGCGCATCGAACCGCATCCGTTTATTGTTCAAGATTTTCAAAGCTCCAATCCGGTCGCCCATGAAATCATGAAATATGGGATAGAAATTGGGAAAGTGGCAGCCTAG
- a CDS encoding GNAT family N-acetyltransferase — MIRPAIPEDAPKLAPLIILALGHIACLFAKSDDPSDAIPLMEKFIADKGNQYSYENTLVYEDENGVIGSIVGYDGARLHELRAPVLKVLRASDPNFSPGDETEAGEYYVDCVNVNPAHQGKGIGKKLLNAFCELAAAKHFSRVGLIVDKVNPDARKIYEKVGFQVAGEKDFLGHTYDHMVWEV; from the coding sequence ATGATCCGACCAGCCATACCAGAAGACGCCCCAAAGCTCGCTCCCCTCATTATTCTCGCCCTGGGCCACATTGCCTGCCTCTTCGCAAAATCCGACGATCCCAGTGACGCAATTCCGCTGATGGAAAAGTTTATTGCGGACAAAGGCAATCAATATAGTTACGAAAATACATTGGTTTACGAAGATGAAAACGGCGTAATCGGCTCGATTGTCGGTTATGATGGCGCTCGTTTGCATGAACTTCGCGCGCCTGTTCTGAAAGTCCTCCGAGCATCCGATCCTAACTTTTCACCCGGCGACGAAACTGAGGCTGGCGAGTATTATGTCGATTGCGTGAATGTAAATCCGGCGCATCAGGGAAAGGGAATTGGTAAAAAGCTGCTCAACGCGTTTTGTGAACTGGCCGCTGCAAAGCATTTCAGTCGCGTCGGATTGATTGTGGACAAGGTGAACCCGGATGCCAGGAAGATCTATGAAAAAGTAGGTTTTCAGGTGGCTGGCGAAAAGGATTTTCTGGGGCACACGTATGATCATATGGTGTGGGAGGTGTAA